The Poseidonibacter lekithochrous region CTTTAGGCTCGAATGGTTTTACAGAAGCTATATATCGGAATCCTTCTCTCCTTAGTCTTTCATTTAATGAAATTAAAAAAATTAGTATGGATTGTATTATTAACTACTTTTTTGAATATAAACTTTCTCCAGATGAAATTAAATATATATTAAATAATCAGGATAAAATTCTAAAAGCTTATATATATTTTAGAGAAAAATATGAATTAGATAAAAAGTGGGAAAACTCATTATCTTGAATATAGATTTAAAACCATATCTTTTCCACTATCCGGAGCAAGTTTAGCATATCTTAGTGTCATTGCAATATCCTTATGATTCATTAGTTTTTGAATAGTATATATTGGTGTACCCTTAATAGCTAAATGACTAGCAAACGTGTGCCTCAAGGTATGTGTAACTACCCGATTCTTTCTATCATATTTATCTAGTCCAATATTAAAATATTTGTTATATATTTTAGTAAGTCTGTCTTGAATCACTTGTTTTCCTCTATCTATAACTTTTTCATTAACATTTAATCTTTCAATTCTTTTAATTAATAAAGATTTTAACTCATCATTAAAAAAACCTAAATAAGTAGTATTATTTTTATGATCTTTTAATTGTATGCTATTTGAGTCTATTTTAATATCTTTTTTAGTTATTGATAATATTGTACTTAGTCTGGCACCTGTTTGAAGTGCAATTTGAACAAATGTATATAGGTATTCTTCATGTTTTATTTGATTTAATAATATATTTATTTCTTCTAATGTTAAATATCTTTCTCTTTTATTATCAATAGTGATTCTTTTTATATTATTAGAAATAGGATTACTCCCTTTAAATAATTCTTTTGAAATAGCAATGTTATAAATTGCTCCAATAATTTGAATTAAAGCACTTACTGTTCTTTCTGCAAGGAACTTTCTTTTTTCATTTTGTAATTTTTTGATTATATCTACATCTATTTCATAAATGCAACGGTTGCCTATGTAATCTTTTATATGAATTTCGTAGCTTCTAATTATTTTTTTTATATCCTTTACTTCATTTTCTTTTTCTTTAAAGTATACTTTTGCAATATCATCAAATATTATTTCTTTTTTATTTCTTGTTCTTGCAATTACTGGAGGTTCTTCTCCTAATCTTATTTTTGTTAAAATTTCATTTCTTATTTGTTTACAGTAGTTTATTCTAATACCTTGAGAATACTTTCCAATAGTTTTTAATTTATCTTTATTGTTTTCTCGGTATCTAATGATAAACACTTTATCTACTTCTTTGGCTTTTTCATTTATAATACGTTTGAAAAAAATACCTTCTTCATTAGTAGGAATTCTTTTTGATAATGTTTTTAAATTCATAATAAATAAGTCCTTATTTAGTCCTTGTGATTTTAAAAATATTGTTAAATATTGATAATTTATTATAGTAGAAGAATTTATAAATAAACCTTTTAAATACCCATTTTATGGTTATTGTAGGTTATTGTATAGAAAAATATAAAGGAAACAAATGGGATTAGGTGTAGGAATCGTAGGACTACCAAATATTGGAAAATCAACAACTTTTAATGCTTTAACAAAAGCACAAAATGCAGAGGCACAAAACTACCCGTTTTGTACAATTGAACCAAATAAGGCAATTGTTCCAGTACCAGACAAAAGACTTGATGCATTAGCAGAGATTGTTATCCCAGATAAAATTCAACATTCAACTATTGATTTTGTTGATATTGCTGGATTAGTAAAAGGTGCATCTAAAGGTGAAGGTTTAGGAAATCAATTCTTATCTAATATTAGAGAAGTAGAAGTGATTTTACACATGGTTAGATGTTTTGAAGATGAAAATGTTGTTCATGTTGAAGGTGGAATTGATCCATTAAGAGATATTGAAATTATTGAAACAGAACTTATTTATGCTGATATTTCACAAGTTGAAAAGAAATGTGATAAGCTTAAAAAAGAATCTAAATTTGATAAATCAGCAGCTGCTAAACATGTTGTTGCAACAGCTTTATTAACTCACTTAGAAGATTTACAAGCAGCAAGTACATTTGCAGATAAAGAAGACGAAAACTTTATTGAATTAGATAAAGAATTAAGACTATTATCAAACAAAAGTATTATTTATGGAACAAATGTTGATGAAGATTCATTAGCAGATGGTGGAAATGAATATGTTGATATGGTTAAAAATCATGCTTCTGAAGTTGGTGCGGATGTTATTGTATTATGTGCTAAAATTGAAGAAGAATTAGTTGGTTTAGAAGATGATGAAGCACAAGAGTTTTTAACAGACTTAGGTGTTGAAGAATCTGGATTAGAGCAAATTATCCATAAAGCATTTGATAAATTAGGTCTTCAATCATACTTTACAGCTGGTAAAGTTGAAGTAAGAGCTTGGACAATCAAAAAAGAAACTAAAGCACCACAAGCTGCTGCAGTTATTCATAATGACTTTGAAAAAGGTTTTATTAAAGCGGAAGTTATTTCTTATTCTGACTTTGTTGAGTTTGGTGGAGATACTAAATGTAAAGAAGCTGGAAAATTAAGACTTGAAGGTAAAGATTACGTTGTGCAAGACGGAGATGTTATGCACTTTAGATTTAATACATAATTGATTATAAATTAGTTATAATTTTTTATTATTATCGTTTCTATAGGAGTTTATTTTGTCATCAGTTAGTATTTTAGAAAAAATCGAATCTCTTCCACCACTTCCTAAAACAATCGCCGAGATTGAGGAATTCAGAAGAAAAAGTGAAAAAGAAGCTTTTGAATTATTACAGATTATTGAAAAAGATGCGTTGATTATTTCTACGTTATTAAAAATCTCTAATTCTGCAATGTTTGGGTTTAGATCAAAAGTTGAAACACCAAGTAGAGCTATTAATTTACTTGGAATTAATTTCACTATTTCAATTGCAATTGGAGGGACAGTTCAAAACCTTCTAATGGCAAACTTAGAGCCATATGGTATTAATAGTGATGATTTTATGAAAGCATCAAATCTTTCATCAACATTAACTCACCTTTGGGTTTCTAAATTTGATTATGATTTAAAAGAAGAGTTGTTATTACCTGCTTTATTACAAGAAGCTGGTAAATTTATCCTTGCTGATATAATCACAAGTGATAAAAAAACTGAAGAGTTTAAAACAAAAGTTGCAAGCGGTGAAGAAGCTACTGCTGTTGAGAAAGAATTAGTAGGATTATCAAGTTCTGAAATTACTGCTAAGATTTTCAGACATTGGAAATTAAGTGACAATTTAATTAATGTTATTGAATTTGTTGATGATATTTCTAAGTGTGACGATTCAGTTAAACAAAAAGCTCAGATTCTAGATGTTATTAAAACAGCTTGTAATGTAAGTGATCCTTTAAGTGATGAAAATGTAGAAAAAGCTGTAGCTAAAGCTGCATCTTATGGTTTACATACTAAGTCTTTAGAGAAAGCTATAGAAACACTTCAAGATAGACTATTAGACGAGTAATTAAGATTTTTTAATCTTAATTACTTGAATATATTAAACTTCTCTTTCTTTTTTAATGCTAAAGTCATTGCATGCTCAGACTTTAATATGATATTACTCTTATCTCCATATGAAACTGCAAATGCCAATTTAAGATCAATCATTTTATTTTCATATTTAATCTTGATATTTTTTATACTTTTTATAATCTCCTCATAACTATTGTCTTTACTAACAATTAATCCAATTCTTGGACCTTGTAATCTATATGTTGGAACTATTGTATTTACACTATTTGAAAAGGCTTTGAATATATCATTTCCTTTTTCATAAGTATATTTTGTATTAAATTCATTTAGATTTTCTAAACATATTTCTAAAAATACAATTTCACCTTCTTTATATTCTAATAAATCTTTTTTTAGTTTCTCGCTACTTTGTAGTTTTGTCACAGAGTCAAAATATAATGGAGTACTTTTTAAATAACACACAAGAAGGTTAATTAGATTTTGTTTTATATAATCTTTGTTGTTTTCATAAAGATCTGTAAAAATATGTTTATATACACTAGAATATGCCATTTTTAAAGTATATCCATCTATTAGTGGAATATGTACTTTTACATAGCCTAAGTCAGTTAATCTGCACTTTCTCTCACATAAACCATCAATAGATACAAATACTAAACCATGGAATATATCTTTTGAAATAAAACTTTCAATATGAGAGTTTAGAGTGTCATTATCTAAACCTTCATTTGTGAAAATATCAGTTACTATATTTGATAGTTTTTGATTGATGTTATATTTAGTAAGTATTTCAAACTCTTCTGCATATTTAGTAATAAGGTTTGAACCAATCTCTAAAAGTTTGTCTTTCTCCGAAATCTTTAAATCGATATTCATCTCTTCTAATGCATTTTTTGCAATATTTATTAATATGATTTTATTAATATTTTCATATTCATTTTCTAATAACTCTTTACCATTAATACTTAAATATTTGTAATAATAATATTTAGTTAGCTCAATAGAGTTTTTGTCTTTTAATGATGAATTAAACATAGATAATGATAAGTATATTTTTGAATAAATTGACATTAAATGAGATGCAATTTTATTTACTTCTATATATTCAACTAATTTTATATTTAATAATTTTGTAACTCTTTCATCTTTTTTTGTAACTAGTTTTTTTATAATATTATCTATTAATTGAAGTTTATGAAATTCATGGTAATCATTCTCAAATTTTGTTAGAGTTAATAAAATTGATAAAATTTTAATTAGTTTATCTTCATTTAATTCTTCTGAAAATAGAATAATATATAACAAGATTTGCATGTTTGAGCTATCAAACTCTTTATTTTCTAAGAAGTTTGTAACAATTTCCATACAATTACTTATGTTTTCATTTTCTTTATAAACATATACATAATTATCTAAAAGATCTATTTTTAACTCTTTTATTGATGCAAATTGTTTTGTTTCTTTATGAACTACCATCTCTTTATATACATCTAGAATAGAAATGAAATTACTTATATCAAGATAATCATCTTCATCATAAAAGTCTTCAAGTTTATAAATTAGATTGCTTATTGATGTTGTCAGTGAATTTAAATATATTTTATAATACTCATGTTCGCTTTTGCTATCATTTGCAAAATTTGTATTTTTTGATAATGTAAAACCATCTGATAACTTAGCCACATTAAAAGAAAACTCACTTATTAGGTATTGAGCACTTTTATTCTTAGTATTAATATATGGAATATGAGAATAATAAAAAAGAAGTTTTCCTAATATATTATTTAGTATATTTATTTGTTTATCATTTAGAGTAATATTGAATTTTACTATATTTATAGTTTCTGTAAGTAATTCAATAATTGGATTAATAGTCTTTTTTCTAAGTACAT contains the following coding sequences:
- a CDS encoding tyrosine-type recombinase/integrase produces the protein MNLKTLSKRIPTNEEGIFFKRIINEKAKEVDKVFIIRYRENNKDKLKTIGKYSQGIRINYCKQIRNEILTKIRLGEEPPVIARTRNKKEIIFDDIAKVYFKEKENEVKDIKKIIRSYEIHIKDYIGNRCIYEIDVDIIKKLQNEKRKFLAERTVSALIQIIGAIYNIAISKELFKGSNPISNNIKRITIDNKRERYLTLEEINILLNQIKHEEYLYTFVQIALQTGARLSTILSITKKDIKIDSNSIQLKDHKNNTTYLGFFNDELKSLLIKRIERLNVNEKVIDRGKQVIQDRLTKIYNKYFNIGLDKYDRKNRVVTHTLRHTFASHLAIKGTPIYTIQKLMNHKDIAMTLRYAKLAPDSGKDMVLNLYSR
- the ychF gene encoding redox-regulated ATPase YchF, which gives rise to MGLGVGIVGLPNIGKSTTFNALTKAQNAEAQNYPFCTIEPNKAIVPVPDKRLDALAEIVIPDKIQHSTIDFVDIAGLVKGASKGEGLGNQFLSNIREVEVILHMVRCFEDENVVHVEGGIDPLRDIEIIETELIYADISQVEKKCDKLKKESKFDKSAAAKHVVATALLTHLEDLQAASTFADKEDENFIELDKELRLLSNKSIIYGTNVDEDSLADGGNEYVDMVKNHASEVGADVIVLCAKIEEELVGLEDDEAQEFLTDLGVEESGLEQIIHKAFDKLGLQSYFTAGKVEVRAWTIKKETKAPQAAAVIHNDFEKGFIKAEVISYSDFVEFGGDTKCKEAGKLRLEGKDYVVQDGDVMHFRFNT
- a CDS encoding HDOD domain-containing protein — translated: MSSVSILEKIESLPPLPKTIAEIEEFRRKSEKEAFELLQIIEKDALIISTLLKISNSAMFGFRSKVETPSRAINLLGINFTISIAIGGTVQNLLMANLEPYGINSDDFMKASNLSSTLTHLWVSKFDYDLKEELLLPALLQEAGKFILADIITSDKKTEEFKTKVASGEEATAVEKELVGLSSSEITAKIFRHWKLSDNLINVIEFVDDISKCDDSVKQKAQILDVIKTACNVSDPLSDENVEKAVAKAASYGLHTKSLEKAIETLQDRLLDE